Genomic DNA from Candidatus Stygibacter australis:
TCAATCAAGGACGATTGACCTACAAGGGGACGCAAATGACGGCAGTTTCTGGGTAGTATCTGTCGTGTTCGCGCCCCACCTGAGAGTACTCCGGCGGTGCACATCCACTTATTTTGGAGTTGGGTGGTAACTGATCGCCAGAAGTCTTGCCCGGAATACCGTTCAAAACTCCTACTTGGCTGGGGCAGATGATATGGCAGTTTCCCATTTTATTAAATTATTTGACATATAGAATCCTTTTTATTTACGGTAAATATATGAATAGATTTAATAAATTGCTTATTACTCAGATCGTGCTTCTGGAAATAGTATTACTGCTTACTATCGTCTCGGTTGAGATATTATACTCGCCAGTAAGTATTGCTATTAGAACTATTAGACAATATGTTTTCAGAAGCAGTATCGTGGATAAATATGACATTGGGTCTGACGGTATTCCTGTTATAGACCTTGGGAAAATCAAGGGTGAGATAATAGGAGTACAATACATTCCAGTAGCAATTATTCAAACCGGGTTGGAGCATTTTGCAAAGCATGACAGCTCTAATATTGCCAAGTTTCTCAACTGTACCAACCGGATCATTGAAACATCTGTCCGCCAGGATAGTCAAGCGATATTAACATATCGTTTTCATTACCCAATATATAACATGTATCCTCCATGGCACTCAGCAATGGCTCAGGGTCAGGCTTTACAGTTAATGATTAGAGCTCACAAGATCACGGGTAATCCCCGTTATCTGGCATTTGGTGATAGTCTTATGAATCTTATGCTCCTCAGTATAAAGCAGGGAGGAGTAACTCATAAACTGACCCCTGATGCCTGGTGGTATGAAGAATATGCAGATGAACACTGTAGGCAGATCATGGTGTTGAACGGTATGATGTATGCATTATTAGGACTGCACGAGTTCAATATCTATACAGGTTCTCGCAAAGCTGAACTTCTTTTTAATAAAGGGATTAATGCTTTGATTTTACAACTGCCCCTTTATGACAGGGATGGGAACAGTTATTATGACATTCTGAAAACCCCGGCTGGGGGTGATTATCATCAGATACATATAAAGCAATTACTCGAATTATATCAGATAACGGGACATGAAATATTTCTTTTTTATCACCTAAAATGGAAAAAATTTCAAAATTCTCCATATTTGATCCAGCTTTTTAGTTCTCCATCAAAGATGTTGATAGGTGTGTATCTGGGCATTTTCTTATGTTTATTTATCCTGATCGAATCAGGTTGGATTATAATTGAAATTCGTAAGAAGAGATAGACTTGCGTATGCACTTTCTTCCTTCAAGATTAAAGGCTTCATCTAATCACAACCGGATTTTACCAGAAAGAATCAGGCATCCCCCTGTAATTTGGAAATGATAACTGCCTAACAATATGATATTATATGAGTTATATACCATCCCAGTTGCTAATTTTCTCAATCTCATTAACCCCCGATTTTAATCGGGGGCTGAAAAAACAAATACATAGAGTGGCTTCAGCCACTTTACTAATTCTATGCTTAATTTATCTGTTTTATAATTTCATAATTATTTATAATACCTGTTAAAGTCACTAAAGTGACTACACATCGTTCGTATTCATTGCCCACCAACTAAAGTTGGTGGTTAATGAGAATGGCTCAATATAATAGTTCAGCACTGATACAATTGCAATTAATTTCGGGGGGATGCGTATTACCAGAAAGAATCTGGCATCCCTCTGTTTTTTTTATGTCCATAACACGAAATTTAGTGATAATCATGCAGATAAGTAGGACTTGCAGCGCTGACGGTACTCCGGAAGTGCGGCGAGAACGACGAGCAGTTATCAGTTGCAATCTATGATTTTCACCACAACAATTTAATTTTCAGGGATTGGTTGATAACGGTCGTCATCTGCGCCGCACCTGTGAGTACACCGGCGCTGCACATGTGACTTAGCAGCAGGAAATTTTAATTTCGGGGGGATGCCAGTTTACCAGAAAGAATATATTGACAGATAATTACCTGCTGGTCAGTTTTTTAGCACTAAACTGCCTTGGGGGGTATTATGAAAAACTTTGTTATAATTTTTATTTGCATGTTATTGCTTATATCATGCAGCACTTTTAAGAAGGTGGAAGACATGCAATTTCCAGAAAAAGGTGGCGTATTGATATCTAACTTTACTGAAAATTCTGTCCTGGAAGCAGCAGGTGCCAGAAAAAATGATGTAATATTGAAATATGATGGTGTTATGGTGGAGAGTGTAGAGCAACTGG
This window encodes:
- a CDS encoding D-glucuronyl C5-epimerase family protein; amino-acid sequence: MNRFNKLLITQIVLLEIVLLLTIVSVEILYSPVSIAIRTIRQYVFRSSIVDKYDIGSDGIPVIDLGKIKGEIIGVQYIPVAIIQTGLEHFAKHDSSNIAKFLNCTNRIIETSVRQDSQAILTYRFHYPIYNMYPPWHSAMAQGQALQLMIRAHKITGNPRYLAFGDSLMNLMLLSIKQGGVTHKLTPDAWWYEEYADEHCRQIMVLNGMMYALLGLHEFNIYTGSRKAELLFNKGINALILQLPLYDRDGNSYYDILKTPAGGDYHQIHIKQLLELYQITGHEIFLFYHLKWKKFQNSPYLIQLFSSPSKMLIGVYLGIFLCLFILIESGWIIIEIRKKR